cccatgtgcttCGCGGGGCCGGTGGACCACAGCATGTTCACATGGAAGGGGACCATTATGGGTCCCGCCGACAGCCCCTACGAGGGTGGGCTGTTCCGCCTGAACATACAATTCCCAcccaattaccccttcaggccgcCGCTTATTTACTTCAcaaccccgatctaccaccccaatatcaaccgaaggggatatatctgtgtagatattctcaggtcccagtggtctcctatactgaccatatccaaactcttgctatccatcacctccatgctatgtgaccccaaccccaacgacCCCTTTGTTCcgtccattgggagaatgtacttaCAGGACAGGGATGCCTTTGATACCATGgcccgagcttggaccaagaaatATGCTAGGTGAATGAGGgacaaatgataacccctcacctcaataaaacacctggcttttGAATGGGCTGTTCTTTGACTACTTTCTGGGAGGCATCCTTTCCAATATCACATGTGACACATTAGAgtgtgtggaggctggagggaagccgTGGGTGGCGTGggtgtgagaggtgagggggaagggggcatgcttgggaaatggggtagcgggaaagaggccagttccaataaacattttactgaaggccttctttcctccttagggataggaaatgtagaacaacagtgtggtgggctTAGCAGGAGTACTTTAGAACTGACAATGGCGGGGACCACTGGATGAAGATTAGGAAGTTCATAAGGTATCTTTTTCATTCTGAGGCACCTGTGTGTTTAGGGGTTTGCTTTGGCAGAAGTGAACGGCAACCCATAGCCTCTACTACCAGCCCTGCATTTAACtgcagaaacattaagtggatgaggagttgtcacaaaaagaaaactgtgttttgttgcaagaattctccaccctcaGTCATCAATGCCCACCTTTTTGACATATATGCCTCCCTGCACACTCTGGATTGCACCCCAATTTCCAGCACATGCCCACATGTTGACAATAGCTCACATGTACAAGCTGCCCTAGTgcctgcccatcagtagatgagtggtaagTGCACACAATGCAATAAATAGTACATGCCAATCTGTCCCCTTGCGACAGTGTGCATGGACCTgaggaacattatgctcagtgaaataagccagtcagaggaagacagataCCAAACAATCTCACTAATTtggagaatgaaatgaacaaactgaactaacaaggctgATTGGGACAGGCACCTAGGAGAGCTGGCCAACAGGTGTCAGAGCAGGGAGGTTGTGcctgctgggtggggaaggggaagggattaagaaaaaccaTCCCAGATAACAGTAAGGGTTAGacctgagggaaaggaggaggggcgaTGCAAAAGAAGGGTGTGAAGTGGGACAGCTGCTTGTGCTGGACACCGTCTTGACATGGGGTGCTCTACACATAATTCAATATACACTACAGAGGAATCGTAGACTTGTATGCTTAAAACCTGCATAATTCCAATAAGCAGTGTCTCCCCCAGcacaggcaattaaaaaaataacaaaataagaaaactttctttctttgtttcatccttttctctaCGAAAGCGTGTATTCACACCCGTGTCCTTAGAGCTCTCCTGTGACTGAGCAGCTGTTGAGGTCCTTCTGATTGCCTCATGGGGTATATACTGGAGGCTAAGGTTTTGTGATTAAGGAAAGGAGctatccacaccaggaagacagacaagagagaCGCAAATGCAAacgacaatgagatataacctcaccagtcagaatggccatcatcaagaaGTCAACACAAAACGCATACTGGTGAGATTGTAGAACGAAGGCAACCCTTTGGCCCTGTGGGTcgaaatgcagactggggcactcactgttggaaacgatattgaatttcttcattaatgggattgccttttcatccagatattccactgctgggatcctaCCTGAAGAATCCTCCAACATGCGCCATGCTGTTGGTCAACACTAGAAGTGAGGAAGAACAATTAAGCAATCGGAGCCAGCAAGCGAGAGGGTCGGAAATCAAAATGCAAGAGTGGCTAAAGGCAGAGACCATTTGGGCAGGTTCTTTGTTGCTCCACGTGAAACATGAGATAGGGCTAAGGGAAAGGTGAAGATCCAGATGACTGGACcgacaggagagatttttcaaattgtgctttcataacattagggtgcaggttcctgccatgctggttcctgggtggcctgagaaagaggcatctaacatcattttcaggaccttgggagctTACAGGCAGCCTGCATAGTCTCTGTTTCTAACTGGATGTTTGAGTGAGGCCACATTTTCATCACGTGCTTCAACCGAAAAAATATCTTATCAATAGCTTACAATTCATACCCCAAAGAGCACCTTCAGAGTTGCAGGATTTTGTCCCTTAAGAACAGTGATCAGAAAGAGAAGGTCTGGACAAGGGAGTCTTAGCAAGTCCTCTGAACATGGTTGTTTGGCATGTTAAAGTGTGTACGcatgggagcattcctttggtttaccattcatctctgcagagcacttcaggcagacaccatcaGGTGATCAGAGGTGAAATGGACTTCCAATTTTCAGTCTACCAGCTTCAGCCAAGGAATTTGGAGTGCAGATATTTTGGCTCTGGTGTTCAATATCTTCCAGTGCCCTCCCTGGTTTCATGGCAGTGTAGCTGGTTT
The Desmodus rotundus isolate HL8 unplaced genomic scaffold, HLdesRot8A.1 manual_scaffold_219, whole genome shotgun sequence genome window above contains:
- the LOC128780071 gene encoding ubiquitin-conjugating enzyme E2 D3-like — its product is MCFAGPVDHSMFTWKGTIMGPADSPYEGGLFRLNIQFPPNYPFRPPLIYFTTPIYHPNINRRGYICVDILRSQWSPILTISKLLLSITSMLCDPNPNDPFVPSIGRMYLQDRDAFDTMARAWTKKYAR